The window CGGCGCGTGCATGGCGGTCTATATTGAAGACGGCGGCGCCAACGACGACGACGGCATTGTCAACGGCATCATCGTGGACCCGCTCGGCGTCCGCCGCGGCGCCGGCGTCGGCACCCGCCCCCACAGCGGCGTCTTTGACCCGCTCGCGCTGATGGTGTTGCTGTCGCTGCTCGCGCTGCCCGCCCGCCGCGCCGTTGCCCGCCGCGACACGGCAACGCGCGAATAACGCCGCGGGCAACAGCCTGTGAACCGGCCCGCGCGCCGCCCCTTCAATTCAATCCGGCGTTTCCGCCGGTATTCCCGCCGCCCGGCGGTATAATGTCCCTTCGGCTTTATCCGCACATGACAACAGATGACAGACATGCGAGAAACACCGCGCGGCGGCCTGTACCGGCCCGAATTTGAGAAAGACAACTGCGGCTTCGGCCTGATTGCCCAGATGGACGGGCGCGCCAGTCACTGGCTGGTGGCGACCGCGATTCAGGCGCTCGGGCGCCTGACCCACCGCGGCGCGGTCGCGGCGGACGGCAAGACCGGCGACGGCTGCGGGCTGCTGCTGAAAATGCCGGCGGACTACATGCGCGGCAAGGCGGCGCAGGCCGGTTTTTCGCTGCCGCCGGTGTTCGCCGCCGGCCTGGTGTTTCTGAACACCGAAGACGCGGCGGCGCGCCACGCGAGGAAAACGCTGGAACAGGCGCTGCAAGACGAGGGCCTGACGGTGGCGGGGTGGCGCGAAGTGCCGATTGAGCCGTCGGTGTGCGGCGAGGAGGCGCTGGCGACATTGCCGCGCATCGAGCAGGTTTTTGTCAACGGCCCCGCCGCCGGCAAGCGCGGCAACGGCGGCGGCGACAACGCCGACAACAACGCCGCCGACAACAGCGACCACAACGGCGACGACTTTGAACGCCGCCTGTTCATCGCGCGGCGGCGCGCCGAATGCGCGCTGGCGGCGTCCGACCCGGTGTTCTACATCGCCAGTTTGTCGGCGCGCACGCTGTCTTACAAGGGCCTGGTGATGCCGGACAACCTGCCGATGTTCTACGGCGACCTCAACGACGAGTCGCTTGAAACCTCGATTTGCGTCTTCCACCAGCGCTTCTCGACCAACACATGGCCGCAATGGCGCCTCGCGCAGCCTTTCCGCTTTCTCGCCCACAACGGCGAGATCAACACCATCTGCGGCAACCGCCACTGGGCGCAGGCGCGCGCGCACATCCTGCGCAGTCCGCACCTGCCCGATTTGTCGCAATGGCAGCCGCTGGTGTCGGCGGAAGGCTCCGATTCGTGCAGCCTCGACAACATGCTGGAAGTTTTGATGACGGGCGGCATGGACATCTTCCGCGCGATGCGCCTGCTGATTCCGCCGGCGTGGCAGAACGTAACCGACATGGACCCCGACCTGAAGGCGTTTTACGAATACAACACAATGCAGATGGAGCCGTGGGACGGCCCGGCGGGCATCGTGCTGACCGACGGCCGCTACGCCGCCTGCACGATGGACCGCAACGGCCTGCGGCCCGCGCGCTATGTCATCACCGGCGACCGCCACATCACGCTGGCCTCGGAAATCGGCGTCTATGACTACGCGCCGGAAGAGGTCACCGCCAAGGGGCGGCTGAAGCCGGGCGAGATGATGGCGGCGGACACGCGCACCGGCGAACTGCTGCTGCCCGCGGCCATTGACGAGCGCCTGAAAAACCGCCATCCGTACCGCCGCTGGCTCGACCGCCGCGTGCGCCGGCTGCCCGGCTTCACCGCCGGCGAGCCGCTCGTCGGCAAGCCGTTCGGCGACGCGCAACTGCTGGCGCACGAGAAGATGTTCGGCCTGTCGTTCGAGGAGAAAGACCAGGTGCTGAAGGTGCTGGCGCGCGCCGGCCAGGAGGCGGTCGGCTCGATGGGCGACGACACGCCGCTGCCGGTGCTGTCGCGCGAAGTGCGGTCGCTGTTCGACAACTTCCGCCAGCAGTTCGCGCAGGTGACCAACCCGCCGATAGATCCGCTGCGCGAGCGCATCGTGATGTCGCTTGAAACCTCGTTCGGGCGCGACGCCAACCCGTTCGAGGAATTGCCGGAACACGCCAGCCGCCTGCTGATTGACTCGCCGGTGCTGTCCGAATACAAGTTCGCCAAACTGCTTGAACAACGGGATTACCCGCACCGCGTCTTCAACCTGAATGCCGGCGAGGACGAAGACCTGCGCGGCGCCATCGAGCGCCTGTGCGACGAGGTTGCCGCCGCGGTGCGCGACGATGGCGTCGTGCTGGCGGTGCTGTCCGACCGCGGCATTGAGCGCGGCAAACTGCCGGTGCACAGCCTGCTCGCCTGCGGCGCCGTGCACCACCGCCTGATCGGCGACGGCCTGCGCTGCGACGCCAACCTCGTCATCGAGACCGGCTTTGCGCGCGACCCGCACCATTTCGCCGCGCTGATTGGCTACGGCGCCACCGCCGTTCACCCGTACCTGGCCTGCCAGAGCCTCGCCGGCATGCAGCGCAGCGGCGAGATTTCCGCCGACATCGCGCCCGACGCGCTGGCGACGGCGTTTCGCGCCGGCATCAACAAGGGGCTTTACAAGATCATCTCGAAGATGGGCATCTCGACCATCGCCAGTTACCGCGGCGCGCAGTTGTTCGAGATTGTCGGCCTGCACGACGAGGTCACCGACCTGTGTTTCAGGGGCACCGTCAGCCGCCTGCAGGGCGCGCGCTTCGCCGACCTGAAGGACGACCAGATGAAACTGGCGTGGCGGGCGTGGAACCTGAAAAGGCCGTTGCAACAGGGCGGGCTGCTGAAGTATGTGCACGGCGGCGAATACCACGCCTTCAACCCCGATGTCGTGCAGAGCCTGCACCGCGCCGTGCAGGGCGGCGACTACGGCGATTACAAGGTGTTCGCCGACCTCGTCAACCGGCGCCCGCCGATTGTTTTCCGCGACCTGCTGGAACTCCAGACCGCCGCGCAGCCGGTGCCGCTGGACGAAGTCGAGCCGGAGGCCGACATCGTGCGGCGTTTTGACACCGCCGGCATGTCGCTCGGCGCGCTGTCGCCGGAGGCGCACGAGGCGCTGGCCGAGGCGATGAACAGCCTCGGCGGGCATTCCAACTCCGGCGAGGGCGGCGAGGACCCGGCGCGCTTCAACACCGCGCGCTCGTCGAGAATCAAGCAGGTGGCGTCGGGGCGCTTCGGCGTGACGCCGCATTACCTGACGGACGCCGAGGTGCTGCAAATCAAGATCGCGCAGGGCGCCAAGCCCGGCGAGGGCGGGCAACTGCCGGGGCACAAGGTCAACGGCGTGATTGCGAAACTGCGCTACGCCAACGAGGGCATCGCGCTGATTTCGCCGCCGCCGCACCACGACATCTATTCCATCGAGGACCTCGCGCAGTTGATTTTCGACCTGAAGCAGGTCAACCCGAAGGCGCTGGTGTCGGTCAAACTCGTCGCCGAGGCCGGCGTCGGCACCATCGCCGTCGGCGTCGCCAAGGCCTACGCCGACCTGATCACGATTTCCGGCTACGACGGCGGCACCGGCGCCAGCCCGCTGACGAGCATCAAGTACGCCGGCGCGCCGTGGGAACTGGGGCTGCCGGAGACGCACCAGGCGCTGCGCGCCAACAACCTTCGCCACAAGGTGCGGTTGCAGACCGACGGCGGCCTGAAAACCGGGCTGGATGTCGTCAAGGCGGCGATACTCGGCGCCGACAGTTTCGGTTTCGGCACCGCGCCGATGGTCGCGCTCGGCTGCAAGTACCTGCGCATCTGCCACCTGAACAACTGCGCCACCGGCGTCGCCACGCAAAACAAGGTGCTGAGGCGCGACCACTTCATCGGCCAGGCCGGCATGGTCAGGAATTACTTTCTGTTCGTCGCGCGCGAGGCGCGCGAATGGATGGCGGCGCTCGGCGTGCGCAAACTCGAGGAGTTGATCGGGCGCACCGGCCTGCTGCGCGTCGCCGACGGGCGCAGCGGCAGGCGCGCCGCGCTCGACCTGTCGCCGGTGCTCGACGACGGCGGCGTCGCCGACGACAAGCCGCGCTTCTGCCGCGCGCCCGACAACCCGTCGTTCGACAAGGGCGAACTCGCCGAGCGCATGGTCGCCGACATGCGCGACGCCATCGCGCACAAGCGCGGCGGCGAGTTCCGCTACGACATCGCCAATGTCAACCGCTCCATCGGCGCGCGCGTCTCCGGCGAGGTCGCGCGCCATCACGGCAACGACGGCATGGCCGGCGCGCCCGTCAAAATCCTGCTGAAGGGAACCGCCGGGCAGAGTTTCGGCGCGTGGAACGCCGGCGGCGTGCACCTTCACCTGGAAGGCGACGCCAACGATTATGTCGGCAAGGGCATGGCCGGCGGCGAGATTGTGATTCGCCCGCCGCGCCGCGCCGCCACCGCGTCGCGCGACACGACCATCGTCGGCAACACCTGCCTCTACGGCGCCACCGGCGGCAAACTGTTCGCCGCGGGCTGCGCCGGCGAGCGTTTCGCGGTCAGGAATTCCGGCGCCGTCGCCGTCGCCGAGGGCCTCGGCGACCACGGCTGCGAGTACATGACCGGCGGCGTCGTCGCGGTGCTCGGCGCCACCGGCCTGAACTTCGGCGCCGGCATGACCGGCGGCATCGCCTGGGTGCTCGACCTGCACGACGCTTTCAGCGACTGCTACAACCACGAACTGGTCGAGACTTTCCGCATGAATGTCGAGGGCATGGAACGCCAGCGCAACTATCTGTATTCACTGCTCGCGCACTACGCCGACAAGACCGGCAGCGACTGGGGGCGGCAGGTGGCGGACGACTTCTCCGCCTACCTGTCGCGCTTCTGGCTGGTGAAGCCGAAAGCCGCCGAACTCGGCGCCCTGATGGCGAGCCTGATGCGGGCCGCCTGACGCGCCCGCCGCGCGCGATGCCCGGC of the Gammaproteobacteria bacterium genome contains:
- the gltB gene encoding glutamate synthase large subunit, with translation MRETPRGGLYRPEFEKDNCGFGLIAQMDGRASHWLVATAIQALGRLTHRGAVAADGKTGDGCGLLLKMPADYMRGKAAQAGFSLPPVFAAGLVFLNTEDAAARHARKTLEQALQDEGLTVAGWREVPIEPSVCGEEALATLPRIEQVFVNGPAAGKRGNGGGDNADNNAADNSDHNGDDFERRLFIARRRAECALAASDPVFYIASLSARTLSYKGLVMPDNLPMFYGDLNDESLETSICVFHQRFSTNTWPQWRLAQPFRFLAHNGEINTICGNRHWAQARAHILRSPHLPDLSQWQPLVSAEGSDSCSLDNMLEVLMTGGMDIFRAMRLLIPPAWQNVTDMDPDLKAFYEYNTMQMEPWDGPAGIVLTDGRYAACTMDRNGLRPARYVITGDRHITLASEIGVYDYAPEEVTAKGRLKPGEMMAADTRTGELLLPAAIDERLKNRHPYRRWLDRRVRRLPGFTAGEPLVGKPFGDAQLLAHEKMFGLSFEEKDQVLKVLARAGQEAVGSMGDDTPLPVLSREVRSLFDNFRQQFAQVTNPPIDPLRERIVMSLETSFGRDANPFEELPEHASRLLIDSPVLSEYKFAKLLEQRDYPHRVFNLNAGEDEDLRGAIERLCDEVAAAVRDDGVVLAVLSDRGIERGKLPVHSLLACGAVHHRLIGDGLRCDANLVIETGFARDPHHFAALIGYGATAVHPYLACQSLAGMQRSGEISADIAPDALATAFRAGINKGLYKIISKMGISTIASYRGAQLFEIVGLHDEVTDLCFRGTVSRLQGARFADLKDDQMKLAWRAWNLKRPLQQGGLLKYVHGGEYHAFNPDVVQSLHRAVQGGDYGDYKVFADLVNRRPPIVFRDLLELQTAAQPVPLDEVEPEADIVRRFDTAGMSLGALSPEAHEALAEAMNSLGGHSNSGEGGEDPARFNTARSSRIKQVASGRFGVTPHYLTDAEVLQIKIAQGAKPGEGGQLPGHKVNGVIAKLRYANEGIALISPPPHHDIYSIEDLAQLIFDLKQVNPKALVSVKLVAEAGVGTIAVGVAKAYADLITISGYDGGTGASPLTSIKYAGAPWELGLPETHQALRANNLRHKVRLQTDGGLKTGLDVVKAAILGADSFGFGTAPMVALGCKYLRICHLNNCATGVATQNKVLRRDHFIGQAGMVRNYFLFVAREAREWMAALGVRKLEELIGRTGLLRVADGRSGRRAALDLSPVLDDGGVADDKPRFCRAPDNPSFDKGELAERMVADMRDAIAHKRGGEFRYDIANVNRSIGARVSGEVARHHGNDGMAGAPVKILLKGTAGQSFGAWNAGGVHLHLEGDANDYVGKGMAGGEIVIRPPRRAATASRDTTIVGNTCLYGATGGKLFAAGCAGERFAVRNSGAVAVAEGLGDHGCEYMTGGVVAVLGATGLNFGAGMTGGIAWVLDLHDAFSDCYNHELVETFRMNVEGMERQRNYLYSLLAHYADKTGSDWGRQVADDFSAYLSRFWLVKPKAAELGALMASLMRAA